A single window of Cytobacillus dafuensis DNA harbors:
- a CDS encoding sensor domain-containing diguanylate cyclase, with translation MVHSEHEMIIQLKSHFLDIIDTENGFLVYEDLLLNMLKSIKSLINAEEATLYSFNNCKQQLLIEASTKLIDDQHKISNSSILEITEMVKEKRIEQRVFSGFEGDGLLLILKKNDHLLGVIALKGDCKAFAQFSDQILEAISLESAKFLDKAQFLTKTASEEKRYKQLFRVTEKFHSTMNMDDVLGEIIYTLQEVYPTFTYYLLLSHDNNKLSDLPIKDLEYDSENIAAMQAYVTGNIQLEDSIQNKRSVMYAPLKGKQGVYGVLQVIAPNTLVFPKNEVEFIALLANTAGSALENAKLYQQSKRLVTDLKLINETSHRLNSNMRLTETIAYMTEQISSSFDAEEIGFILLSKNGLQREILKGSTDFYYKRDAEIYLEIVQDKIEKEKEALFIGDYNLPDNLSVKHYKSIMAVPMIQEGVLKGFALVMSKAPYHFSFETFKLLQSLIHHSTLAFTNTMLREELEKMVVTDHLTKLFSRSYLDEKIHKSLNEDQEGTFIMIDIDNFKMINDTFGHQIGDDVIIQVANLINANIRGSDIGARWGGEELAIYLPGVSLTSGVLIAERLVTKVFESSEPQVTISCGVSHWSKGRKDSYAALFKRADKALYVAKQTGKNKVIVQENDIVLEKA, from the coding sequence ATGGTACACTCAGAGCATGAAATGATAATACAATTAAAAAGTCATTTTTTGGATATTATTGACACAGAAAATGGTTTTTTGGTATATGAAGATTTATTACTTAATATGCTCAAATCCATCAAATCATTGATAAATGCTGAGGAAGCAACTCTGTATAGTTTTAATAATTGTAAACAGCAATTATTGATAGAAGCTTCAACAAAATTAATTGATGATCAACATAAGATATCGAATAGCTCCATCTTAGAAATTACAGAAATGGTAAAAGAAAAAAGGATTGAGCAGCGAGTTTTTTCTGGATTTGAGGGAGATGGTTTATTACTCATTCTTAAAAAGAATGACCATTTGCTAGGGGTTATTGCTCTAAAGGGTGATTGTAAAGCATTTGCTCAATTTTCGGATCAAATTCTGGAAGCGATTAGTTTAGAGTCTGCGAAATTTCTAGATAAAGCACAATTTTTGACTAAGACAGCTTCAGAAGAAAAAAGGTATAAACAGCTGTTTCGTGTTACGGAGAAATTTCATTCTACGATGAACATGGATGATGTCTTAGGGGAAATCATCTATACACTTCAGGAAGTTTACCCAACATTTACATATTATTTACTTCTTTCTCATGATAATAACAAGCTTAGCGATTTGCCAATTAAAGATTTAGAATATGACAGTGAAAACATTGCAGCCATGCAAGCATATGTTACAGGCAACATCCAATTAGAGGATTCTATTCAAAACAAAAGATCGGTTATGTATGCACCATTGAAAGGAAAACAGGGAGTATATGGCGTTTTGCAAGTCATTGCACCAAATACACTTGTATTTCCTAAAAATGAAGTAGAATTTATTGCTCTATTAGCGAATACAGCAGGAAGCGCTCTAGAAAATGCTAAGCTTTATCAGCAATCAAAGCGATTAGTTACGGATCTTAAATTAATTAATGAAACCTCACATCGTTTAAATTCAAATATGAGATTGACAGAAACAATTGCATACATGACAGAACAAATTTCAAGCTCCTTTGATGCTGAAGAAATCGGTTTTATCCTGCTTTCTAAAAATGGTTTACAAAGAGAAATATTAAAAGGAAGTACAGATTTCTATTATAAAAGGGATGCTGAAATTTATCTTGAAATTGTGCAAGATAAAATTGAAAAAGAGAAGGAAGCATTATTTATAGGCGATTATAATCTACCTGATAATCTGTCTGTTAAACATTATAAATCTATAATGGCAGTTCCTATGATCCAGGAGGGTGTGCTAAAGGGATTTGCACTCGTTATGAGTAAAGCACCATACCATTTTTCTTTTGAAACATTTAAGCTATTGCAATCGCTTATCCATCATTCAACTCTTGCATTCACAAATACAATGCTGCGAGAGGAACTAGAAAAAATGGTTGTCACTGATCATTTAACGAAATTGTTCTCCAGAAGTTATCTAGATGAGAAGATTCATAAATCATTGAATGAAGATCAAGAAGGAACCTTTATCATGATTGATATTGATAATTTCAAAATGATTAATGATACCTTTGGCCATCAAATCGGGGACGATGTCATTATACAAGTGGCAAATTTAATTAACGCAAATATTAGGGGCTCTGACATTGGTGCAAGATGGGGTGGTGAAGAGCTAGCTATTTATTTACCAGGAGTGTCATTAACTTCAGGTGTGTTAATAGCTGAAAGGCTAGTAACTAAAGTCTTCGAAAGTTCTGAACCGCAAGTGACCATATCGTGTGGTGTCTCCCATTGGTCCAAAGGGCGTAAAGATTCTTATGCTGCATTATTTAAACGGGCCGATAAAGCATTGTATGTCGCGAAGCAAACTGGTAAAAACAAGGTTATCGTACAAGAGAATGACATTGTATTAGAAAAGGCTTAG